A single genomic interval of Struthio camelus isolate bStrCam1 chromosome 9, bStrCam1.hap1, whole genome shotgun sequence harbors:
- the IL12A gene encoding interleukin-12 subunit alpha, with protein sequence MNTIKACTSEDSGPGNCPALEGSTLDMNKCLRGIYEDLKAYRAELNNFSDQQVLTTIDELMKALRISSTSMLQPSSNAGSTFKDRMRLCSVLHAFRIRMVTINRMMNYLSSPESSL encoded by the exons ATGAACACGATAAAAGCTTGTACATCTGAGGATTCAGGG CCTGGAAACTGTCCAGCACTGGAAGGATCTACTTTAGATATG AATAAATGCTTGCGAGGTATCTATGAAGATCTGAAGGCCTATAGGGCAGAGCTGAACAATTTCAGTGATCAACAGGTGTTGACAACTATTGATGAGTTGATGAAA GCGCTGAGGATCAGCAGCACGAGCATGCTGCAGCCATCGTCAAACGCAGGATCAACTTTTAAAGACAGAATGAGGCTATGCAGTGTTCTTCATGCTTTCCGAATCCGCATGGTGACTATAAACAGGATGATGAACTACTTGTCTTCTCCGGAAAGCTCGCTGTAA